A DNA window from Streptomyces sp. B21-083 contains the following coding sequences:
- a CDS encoding FAD-binding oxidoreductase has protein sequence MTDVPPAPPSLPDEMVRELAAVVGDDSLHIERTAIDEFKDAYWIPGDETYAAAAVVQPSSTEQVRAIMRLANRYGIPVWPHSQGRNLGHGGASPRVRGSIQLGFQKMNRILEINEELAYAVVEPGVTWFDLHEAVRAGGHRLLTPCPDLGWGSIIGNSMDAGHTYQHYGADYMLPTGFEVVLPDGDLLRTGAGALPDGKAWHVYKRSLGPSLDRLFVQSNLGIVTRMGVWLKRLPEAYAPVMLSIGEDADLEAAVDTIRELRLAGYLEGAPALFSTLRASHMLRDLPVPADHQLTPAEIREAGERAGVGAWAARAAVWGDLETVRIRMKHIKAAWAKIPSGRVEARRVYAPDEYDEIVLSADQIMIGIPTLKAIQTTPDHIAHVDVAPVVPLHGPRVREMVEKARSLVLGTGANFGATVVVTGERSCVVIIGIRYDRTDEADARGAFVLARRLVAAAGELGYGESRPHLECMDLAAGQYSFNGHAYQRFVERIKDAVDPNGILAPGRHGIWPAGRRVPHDQRGTTR, from the coding sequence ATGACCGACGTGCCCCCGGCCCCGCCCTCCCTCCCGGACGAGATGGTCCGCGAGCTCGCGGCGGTCGTCGGCGACGACTCCCTTCACATCGAGCGCACCGCGATCGACGAGTTCAAGGACGCCTACTGGATCCCCGGCGACGAGACGTACGCGGCCGCCGCGGTCGTCCAGCCGTCCTCGACCGAGCAGGTCCGCGCGATCATGCGCCTGGCGAACCGGTACGGCATCCCCGTCTGGCCGCACAGCCAGGGCCGCAACCTCGGACACGGAGGAGCCTCACCCCGCGTACGCGGCTCGATCCAGCTCGGCTTCCAGAAGATGAACCGCATCCTGGAGATCAACGAGGAACTCGCCTACGCGGTGGTCGAGCCGGGTGTGACCTGGTTCGATCTCCACGAAGCCGTGCGGGCCGGCGGCCACCGCCTGCTCACCCCGTGCCCCGACCTCGGCTGGGGCTCGATCATCGGCAACTCCATGGACGCCGGCCACACCTACCAGCACTACGGCGCCGACTACATGCTCCCCACCGGCTTCGAGGTCGTCCTCCCCGACGGCGACCTGCTGCGCACCGGGGCCGGGGCGCTCCCGGACGGCAAGGCCTGGCACGTCTACAAGCGCAGCCTGGGCCCGTCCCTCGACCGGCTCTTCGTCCAGTCCAACCTCGGCATCGTCACCAGGATGGGTGTCTGGCTCAAGCGTCTGCCCGAGGCGTACGCGCCGGTGATGCTCTCGATCGGCGAGGACGCGGACCTGGAGGCCGCGGTCGACACGATCCGTGAACTGCGGCTTGCCGGGTACCTGGAGGGCGCCCCGGCACTGTTCTCCACGCTGCGCGCCTCTCACATGCTGCGGGATCTCCCGGTGCCCGCCGACCATCAGCTCACCCCCGCCGAGATCCGGGAAGCCGGAGAGCGCGCCGGGGTCGGTGCCTGGGCAGCCCGCGCGGCCGTCTGGGGCGACCTGGAGACCGTGCGGATCAGGATGAAGCACATCAAGGCGGCCTGGGCGAAGATCCCGAGCGGCCGGGTCGAGGCCCGCCGGGTCTACGCCCCGGACGAGTACGACGAGATCGTCCTCTCCGCCGACCAGATCATGATCGGCATCCCCACCCTCAAGGCGATCCAGACCACCCCCGACCACATCGCCCACGTCGACGTGGCACCCGTCGTCCCCCTGCACGGGCCCCGGGTCCGGGAGATGGTCGAGAAGGCCCGCTCGCTCGTCCTCGGTACGGGCGCCAACTTCGGCGCCACCGTCGTGGTCACCGGAGAACGCTCGTGTGTGGTGATCATAGGCATCCGCTACGACCGGACCGACGAGGCGGACGCGCGCGGCGCCTTCGTCCTCGCGAGGCGCCTGGTCGCCGCAGCCGGCGAACTCGGCTACGGCGAGTCCCGCCCGCACCTGGAGTGCATGGACCTCGCCGCCGGACAGTACTCGTTCAACGGCCACGCCTATCAGCGGTTCGTGGAACGGATCAAGGACGCGGTCGACCCGAACGGCATCCTCGCGCCCGGCCGCCACGGCATCTGGCCCGCAGGTCGTCGCGTTCCTCACGACCAGCGCGGCACCACCCGCTGA
- a CDS encoding amidohydrolase family protein, translating into MVIDCHGHFTTEPPEFRAFRTAQVAFAEGRSPDRPVYAGVDDDTLIETITRHQLRLQRERGSDLTLLSPRASGMGHHVPGQGIATEWARLSNDTVRRICALFPLNFAPVCQLPQTVDGDLGPVVAELERCVAAGFVGCNVNPDPSGGSWSTPPLHDAWWDPLWEAMIRLDVPGMIHVSGSCSPALHTTGAHYIAADTVVFMQLLEGDLFERHPGLRLVIPHGGGAAPYHWGRYRGLSIMLGKPPLSEHLMRNLYFDTCVYHQAGIDTLFRVVAPENVLFGSELLGAVKAVDPETGHPFDDTRRYIEALGLEDPTRQAVLEGNTRRVYPRLDALLTAQGR; encoded by the coding sequence CTGGTCATCGACTGCCACGGCCACTTCACCACCGAGCCGCCGGAGTTCCGTGCCTTCCGCACGGCCCAGGTGGCCTTCGCGGAAGGACGGTCCCCGGACCGCCCTGTCTATGCGGGGGTCGACGACGACACCCTGATCGAGACCATCACGCGCCACCAGCTGCGCCTGCAGCGGGAGCGCGGCTCGGACCTCACCCTGCTCTCGCCCCGCGCCTCGGGCATGGGACACCACGTCCCGGGCCAGGGCATCGCGACCGAGTGGGCCCGGCTGTCCAACGACACCGTGCGGCGCATCTGCGCACTGTTCCCGCTCAACTTCGCGCCCGTGTGCCAGTTGCCCCAGACCGTCGACGGCGACCTCGGGCCCGTTGTCGCCGAGCTGGAGCGCTGTGTGGCGGCCGGTTTCGTGGGGTGCAACGTCAACCCCGACCCCTCGGGCGGGAGTTGGTCAACTCCACCGCTCCACGACGCCTGGTGGGACCCGCTGTGGGAGGCCATGATCCGCCTCGACGTACCCGGCATGATCCATGTGTCGGGTTCCTGCTCCCCCGCCCTGCACACGACCGGCGCCCACTACATCGCCGCCGACACCGTCGTCTTCATGCAACTGCTGGAGGGCGACCTCTTCGAACGCCACCCGGGCCTGCGGCTGGTCATCCCGCACGGCGGCGGCGCCGCCCCCTACCACTGGGGCCGCTACCGGGGTCTGTCGATCATGCTCGGCAAGCCCCCGTTGTCCGAACACCTCATGCGCAACCTGTACTTCGACACCTGCGTGTACCACCAGGCCGGTATCGACACCCTGTTCCGGGTCGTCGCCCCGGAGAACGTCCTCTTCGGATCGGAACTCCTGGGCGCGGTCAAGGCCGTGGACCCGGAGACCGGCCACCCCTTCGACGACACCAGGCGCTACATCGAGGCGCTCGGCCTCGAGGACCCGACGCGGCAGGCCGTGCTGGAGGGCAACACCCGGCGCGTCTACCCCCGGCTGGACGCGCTGCTGACCGCACAAGGGCGCTGA
- a CDS encoding cupin domain-containing protein, giving the protein MSETAGTPAPRRVVTAVREGRSVFVSDGPVPNSHHYTSIPGMTTSVVYATAAPPRLPQDEGETAPPRLRVPPAPGETRLMIVTFPPDSVLADPGFDPAAADAEQREFIPGLAERFEPHAPGMHRTETVDYDIVLDGEIWLELDDGATTHLRRGDVAVQCGTRHAWRNKGDRPATMCFVLIGGTPR; this is encoded by the coding sequence ATGAGTGAGACCGCCGGAACCCCGGCCCCCCGGCGCGTGGTGACCGCCGTCCGGGAGGGCAGGTCGGTCTTCGTCTCCGACGGCCCCGTCCCCAACTCCCACCATTACACCTCCATCCCCGGTATGACCACCTCGGTCGTCTATGCCACCGCGGCGCCCCCGCGGCTGCCGCAGGACGAGGGCGAGACTGCACCGCCCCGGCTGCGGGTCCCGCCCGCCCCGGGCGAGACCCGGCTGATGATCGTCACGTTCCCGCCCGACTCCGTCCTGGCGGACCCGGGGTTCGACCCGGCCGCGGCGGACGCCGAGCAGCGCGAGTTCATCCCCGGCCTGGCCGAACGGTTCGAACCTCACGCGCCCGGCATGCACCGCACCGAGACGGTGGACTACGACATCGTCCTCGACGGCGAGATCTGGCTCGAACTGGACGACGGGGCGACCACCCACCTGCGCCGGGGCGATGTCGCCGTCCAGTGCGGCACCCGGCACGCGTGGCGCAACAAGGGCGACCGGCCCGCGACGATGTGCTTCGTCTTGATCGGCGGTACACCACGATGA
- a CDS encoding ABC transporter ATP-binding protein, with the protein MADPTHDTALRVDSLGVSFQGVTALQGVSFSVPAGGVSAVIGPNGAGKTTLFNCISGVARHLGTVELEGRDLSRLHADRRAALGIARTFQTPLLIPELSALDNVLLGAHGRMKGGLLSSILRPPPVTRAERAMRARASELLKRLGLHHSQDHRVDSLPHGDRRRVEVARALIAEPRLLLLDEPAAGLGADEASELLADIEEFAAHTGMTCVLVEHDVGLVMRVSRHVVVLDAGRLLVAGPPAEVAADERVIAAYLGDDWSEVEV; encoded by the coding sequence ATGGCCGATCCGACACACGACACGGCCCTTCGCGTCGACTCACTCGGAGTGAGCTTCCAGGGCGTGACAGCGCTACAGGGCGTCTCCTTCTCCGTCCCGGCGGGCGGTGTCTCAGCGGTGATCGGGCCGAACGGAGCAGGGAAGACCACACTGTTCAACTGCATCAGCGGGGTCGCCCGGCATCTCGGCACGGTCGAACTGGAGGGACGCGACCTGAGCCGGCTGCACGCCGACCGCCGCGCGGCCCTGGGCATCGCACGCACCTTCCAGACCCCGCTGCTGATTCCCGAACTCAGCGCTCTCGACAACGTCCTGCTCGGCGCCCACGGCCGGATGAAAGGCGGCCTGCTGAGCTCGATCCTGCGGCCGCCCCCGGTCACCCGGGCCGAGCGGGCGATGCGCGCCCGGGCCTCCGAGCTGCTCAAACGCCTCGGCCTGCACCACTCCCAGGACCACCGCGTCGACAGCCTCCCGCACGGCGACCGGCGACGGGTCGAGGTGGCGCGGGCCCTGATAGCCGAGCCCCGCCTGCTGCTGCTCGACGAGCCCGCGGCCGGACTCGGCGCCGACGAGGCATCCGAACTGCTCGCCGACATCGAGGAGTTCGCCGCGCACACGGGAATGACCTGCGTCCTCGTCGAACACGACGTCGGCCTGGTGATGCGGGTCTCGCGTCATGTGGTCGTCCTCGACGCCGGTCGGCTCCTGGTGGCCGGACCCCCCGCCGAGGTCGCGGCCGACGAACGGGTGATCGCCGCCTACCTGGGCGACGACTGGTCGGAGGTGGAGGTATGA
- a CDS encoding ABC transporter substrate-binding protein: MTSDLTPVRFAGGAQGFNWLPVFVADELGLFREHGLEIEYLRLGSVGKATAAVRDGTADLAITPPEGAVADYVAGGALRIVAANSLRLPMSLVARPDVGSVAELRGKRIGTSSLTEGTALYTQIMLQREGLSYPGDYEYVLAGVHTTRWVALQNDEIDCAPQPAPWNFLAEREGYRLIGEVNDAIPEVIFAAVIGRDDWTTENRDTVERLLAALSEAHDIVNDPAQDGITLPIYQRITTPDAPDLATQGLSYTRDMGMWPAGLIVTPEAWAATADLMVRAGLLTPEQAADAAGVLDTGFGRGE; the protein is encoded by the coding sequence ATGACTTCCGACCTGACACCCGTACGATTCGCCGGCGGCGCCCAGGGCTTCAACTGGCTTCCGGTGTTCGTCGCCGACGAGCTGGGCCTGTTCCGTGAGCACGGTCTGGAGATCGAGTACCTGCGGCTCGGCTCGGTCGGCAAGGCGACCGCGGCCGTCCGTGACGGCACCGCGGACCTGGCGATCACCCCGCCCGAGGGCGCGGTCGCCGACTATGTGGCCGGCGGCGCACTGCGCATAGTGGCGGCCAACTCGCTGCGGCTTCCCATGTCGTTGGTCGCCCGTCCCGACGTCGGTTCGGTCGCCGAGCTGCGTGGAAAGCGCATCGGCACCTCCTCCCTCACCGAGGGCACGGCGCTCTACACACAGATCATGCTGCAGCGGGAAGGACTGTCGTATCCCGGTGACTACGAGTACGTCCTCGCCGGTGTGCACACCACCCGCTGGGTGGCGCTTCAGAACGACGAGATCGACTGCGCCCCGCAGCCGGCGCCGTGGAACTTCCTCGCCGAGCGCGAGGGGTACCGCCTCATCGGCGAGGTGAACGACGCGATCCCCGAGGTGATCTTCGCGGCGGTCATCGGCCGCGACGACTGGACGACGGAGAACCGCGACACCGTCGAGCGCCTGCTCGCCGCACTGTCCGAGGCACACGACATCGTCAACGACCCGGCGCAGGACGGCATCACTCTGCCGATCTACCAGCGGATCACGACACCCGACGCGCCCGACCTGGCAACCCAGGGTCTGTCCTACACCCGGGACATGGGCATGTGGCCGGCCGGACTCATCGTCACCCCGGAGGCCTGGGCGGCGACGGCCGACCTCATGGTCCGCGCCGGGCTCCTCACGCCCGAGCAGGCCGCCGACGCGGCCGGTGTGCTCGACACCGGCTTCGGCCGGGGTGAGTGA
- a CDS encoding 2Fe-2S iron-sulfur cluster-binding protein, whose product MQITVTTRDGEIHPVEARTGLSLMQNIRNAGVDELEAICGGSLSCATCHVYVDSLPPGAELTPRSADEADLLEACDDLAENSRLSCQLVFDPALDGMRVTIAPEY is encoded by the coding sequence ATGCAGATCACCGTCACGACCCGGGACGGCGAGATCCACCCGGTCGAAGCGCGCACGGGCCTGTCCCTGATGCAGAACATACGGAACGCGGGAGTCGACGAACTGGAGGCAATCTGCGGTGGCTCGCTCTCCTGCGCGACCTGCCATGTCTACGTGGACAGCCTGCCACCCGGCGCCGAACTCACCCCCCGGTCGGCGGACGAGGCGGACCTCCTGGAAGCCTGCGACGACCTGGCGGAGAACTCCCGGCTGTCCTGCCAGCTCGTGTTCGACCCCGCGCTCGACGGGATGCGCGTGACGATCGCGCCCGAGTACTGA
- a CDS encoding dienelactone hydrolase family protein: protein MTETPRTTGAPAQQNVTFPSVGSTAHGYLAVPPSGRGPAVIVIQEWWGLTDHLADITDRLAAEGFVALAPDLYGGNVAHDFQEARRMMLALPVERGVELLSGAVDYLLSRPEVTTDTIGSIGFCMGGGFVLYQAAVDPRVSAAVPFYGVIRGELPEFSGLKAEIQGHYAETDVTVPTESLEELRAIIPAQSGITPEIHVYPAQHAFFNDSHPEVYHAESAAKAWERTLEFLHKRLG, encoded by the coding sequence ATGACCGAAACCCCGAGGACGACCGGTGCCCCGGCCCAGCAGAACGTGACCTTCCCCAGCGTCGGCAGCACCGCGCACGGCTACCTCGCGGTGCCGCCGTCGGGCCGCGGGCCCGCCGTGATCGTGATCCAGGAGTGGTGGGGACTGACCGACCACCTCGCCGACATCACGGACCGCCTGGCCGCCGAGGGCTTCGTCGCCCTCGCTCCGGACCTGTACGGCGGCAACGTGGCCCACGACTTCCAGGAAGCCCGTCGGATGATGCTCGCTCTGCCCGTCGAACGCGGCGTCGAGCTGCTGTCCGGCGCGGTGGACTACCTGCTGTCCCGGCCCGAGGTGACGACCGACACGATCGGCTCCATCGGCTTCTGCATGGGCGGCGGCTTCGTGCTCTACCAGGCGGCGGTGGACCCCCGGGTCAGCGCGGCGGTTCCCTTCTACGGGGTCATCCGGGGCGAACTCCCCGAGTTCTCCGGCCTGAAGGCCGAGATCCAGGGGCACTACGCGGAGACGGACGTCACCGTGCCGACCGAGTCCCTGGAGGAGCTGCGGGCGATCATTCCGGCCCAGTCCGGCATCACTCCGGAGATCCACGTCTATCCCGCGCAGCACGCCTTCTTCAACGACAGCCACCCGGAGGTCTACCACGCGGAGTCGGCGGCCAAGGCCTGGGAGCGCACGCTGGAGTTCCTGCACAAGCGCCTGGGCTGA
- a CDS encoding alcohol dehydrogenase catalytic domain-containing protein — protein MMTELMRAARLHAVGEKMQIEHVARPTATGTDVVVAVKGCGMVPNLANVLANWQTWYPHMPLPPLPAIFGLDPVGVVHEVGEQVVGVRPGDRVYVNPGRSCGACHACGTGTPQKCDHWTLGGYFGYNPNSLDMFARYPYGGFCEYMLAPQSALVKIPDSLKFRQATRLGYLGTSYSAVRKLGPLAGKSLIVNGATGTLGVGVTLVALALGVSRVYAVARGVALLERLKSLAPQRIEIFSNRDGGTEDWVRSHTGGRGADLMIDTLGAVASLDSLRDAMHGVGRGGRIVNIGGTAGDLGVDVKWWMDEQMELIGSVWFTSAEGMELTGLLDSGAIDISLLQPKTWPLDEINDAISGVSSGEGGFTSYLVEI, from the coding sequence ATGATGACCGAACTGATGCGCGCCGCGCGGCTGCACGCCGTGGGCGAGAAGATGCAGATCGAGCACGTGGCACGCCCGACCGCGACCGGCACGGACGTGGTGGTGGCCGTCAAGGGCTGCGGCATGGTGCCGAATTTGGCGAACGTCCTCGCCAACTGGCAGACGTGGTACCCCCACATGCCACTCCCACCGCTCCCGGCGATCTTCGGGCTCGACCCGGTGGGCGTCGTGCACGAGGTCGGCGAACAGGTCGTGGGCGTCCGACCGGGAGACCGCGTCTACGTCAACCCGGGCCGCTCGTGCGGCGCGTGCCACGCCTGTGGGACCGGTACGCCACAGAAGTGCGACCACTGGACGCTGGGCGGCTACTTCGGCTACAACCCCAACAGCCTTGACATGTTCGCCCGTTACCCCTACGGCGGCTTCTGCGAGTACATGCTCGCGCCGCAGAGCGCCCTCGTGAAGATCCCCGACAGCCTGAAGTTCCGGCAGGCCACCCGGCTCGGCTATCTCGGCACGTCCTACTCGGCGGTCAGGAAACTCGGTCCCCTCGCCGGTAAGTCCCTGATCGTCAACGGCGCGACGGGCACCCTCGGCGTCGGCGTCACCCTCGTCGCCCTGGCGCTCGGCGTCTCCCGCGTCTACGCGGTCGCACGCGGGGTTGCGCTGTTGGAGCGCCTCAAGTCCCTCGCCCCGCAGCGCATCGAGATCTTCTCGAACCGCGACGGCGGCACGGAGGACTGGGTGAGGTCGCACACCGGGGGCCGGGGCGCGGACCTCATGATCGACACCCTCGGTGCGGTCGCCTCCCTCGACTCGCTCAGGGACGCGATGCACGGCGTGGGCCGCGGCGGCCGGATCGTCAACATCGGCGGTACGGCGGGAGATCTGGGCGTCGACGTGAAGTGGTGGATGGACGAGCAGATGGAGCTCATCGGCTCGGTCTGGTTCACCTCCGCCGAGGGCATGGAACTCACCGGGCTGCTGGACAGCGGAGCGATCGACATCTCCCTGCTCCAGCCGAAGACCTGGCCACTCGACGAGATCAACGACGCCATTTCCGGCGTGTCGAGCGGGGAAGGCGGCTTCACCAGCTACCTCGTGGAAATCTGA
- a CDS encoding cytochrome P450, with translation MSALELNGENLFRDPYPVYARLREEAPVAFFEGTHEYLVTRFEDCRAVGANDRVFGPSGSPDRPEARVMGMPNVLSMTGEDHRLLRLGIDENLTLERVRGYVEALTRPVVERCLAELAPRGAANLTADLFEPVSVRCIGDVIGLTDTPNETLVEWFHAMSAGLQNVGGDQAVWDRLDRALADIDSRLGALYERVAAKPDHTLMSHVVRGGLPDSEVRGFDKVLPTMKVIILGGLQEPGHAAANACTGLLLNPEQARTVADTPQEHALRAFDEGLRWIAPIGVTPRVAAEDVVVAGTAIPAGSSVAIVMASANRDPERFEDPDRFDMFRKKRPHLSFGFRPHFCSGHALSRAMGTIALEEVFRRLPNLRLDESREVAAKGWRFRGVTHLPAVWDA, from the coding sequence ATGTCCGCGTTGGAACTCAATGGCGAGAACCTCTTCCGGGACCCGTATCCCGTCTACGCCCGTCTGCGCGAGGAGGCCCCCGTGGCCTTCTTCGAGGGCACCCACGAATACCTCGTCACCCGCTTCGAGGACTGCCGGGCGGTGGGCGCGAACGACCGGGTGTTCGGGCCGTCCGGCAGCCCGGACCGGCCGGAGGCCCGGGTGATGGGCATGCCGAACGTGCTGTCCATGACCGGCGAGGACCACCGGCTGCTGCGCCTGGGCATCGACGAGAACCTCACCCTGGAACGGGTCCGGGGATATGTGGAGGCCCTGACCCGCCCGGTCGTCGAGCGCTGCCTCGCCGAACTGGCGCCGCGCGGAGCGGCCAACCTGACCGCCGACCTCTTCGAGCCGGTCTCGGTGCGCTGCATCGGCGACGTCATCGGTCTGACCGACACCCCCAACGAGACGCTGGTCGAGTGGTTCCACGCGATGAGCGCCGGCCTGCAGAACGTCGGGGGCGACCAGGCCGTGTGGGACCGGCTGGACCGGGCGCTGGCCGACATCGACTCCCGGCTCGGGGCGCTGTACGAGCGGGTGGCCGCAAAGCCCGACCACACCCTGATGAGCCACGTCGTGCGCGGCGGCCTGCCGGACAGCGAGGTGCGCGGCTTCGACAAGGTGCTGCCCACCATGAAGGTGATCATCCTGGGCGGGCTGCAGGAACCCGGCCACGCGGCCGCGAACGCCTGCACGGGACTGCTGCTCAATCCCGAGCAGGCGCGGACCGTCGCGGACACCCCGCAGGAGCACGCGCTGCGCGCCTTCGACGAGGGGCTTCGCTGGATCGCCCCCATCGGCGTCACCCCGCGCGTCGCCGCCGAGGACGTCGTCGTGGCCGGTACGGCCATCCCGGCCGGGTCCTCCGTCGCCATCGTCATGGCGTCGGCCAACCGGGATCCGGAACGCTTCGAGGACCCCGACCGGTTCGACATGTTCCGCAAGAAGCGCCCGCACCTGTCCTTCGGCTTCCGGCCGCACTTCTGCTCCGGGCACGCCCTTTCCCGCGCGATGGGCACGATCGCGCTGGAGGAGGTCTTCCGCCGGCTCCCGAACCTGCGACTGGACGAGAGCCGTGAGGTCGCGGCCAAGGGCTGGCGTTTCCGTGGTGTCACGCACCTTCCCGCCGTCTGGGACGCGTGA
- a CDS encoding 4-carboxy-4-hydroxy-2-oxoadipate aldolase/oxaloacetate decarboxylase: MARIVTTVVRADAETCAGFAELGVATAHEAQHRTGLLDHRLRPRQSGRIIAGPALTCEVPPGDNWMIHAALEQARPGDILVVSPTSPCDDGYFGDLLATSAQARGVCGLVIDAGVRDTAELRVMEFPVWSRTVSAQGCVKETLADVQVPLVCAGVLIRPGDVVVADDDGVCVVPRKSAAEVLANARRRAALEEEKRKLYAVGRLSLDVNAMRARLEEKGLTYE; this comes from the coding sequence ATGGCCCGGATCGTGACGACGGTCGTACGCGCCGACGCCGAGACCTGTGCGGGCTTCGCGGAGCTGGGTGTGGCCACCGCCCATGAGGCGCAGCACCGCACCGGGCTCCTCGACCACCGGCTGCGGCCCCGCCAGTCGGGGCGGATCATCGCGGGCCCGGCGCTGACCTGCGAGGTGCCGCCCGGTGACAACTGGATGATCCACGCAGCCCTGGAGCAGGCCCGGCCGGGCGACATCCTTGTCGTCAGCCCGACCTCGCCCTGCGACGACGGCTACTTCGGCGACCTCCTCGCCACCTCCGCGCAGGCGAGGGGCGTGTGTGGACTGGTGATCGACGCCGGGGTGCGTGACACCGCGGAACTCAGGGTCATGGAGTTCCCCGTCTGGAGCAGGACGGTGAGCGCGCAGGGCTGCGTCAAGGAGACTCTCGCGGACGTCCAGGTCCCGCTGGTCTGCGCGGGCGTCCTGATCAGACCCGGGGACGTGGTCGTCGCGGACGACGACGGCGTCTGCGTGGTGCCGCGAAAGTCCGCCGCCGAGGTGTTGGCCAATGCCCGCCGCCGGGCCGCGCTGGAGGAGGAGAAGCGGAAGCTCTACGCGGTCGGCCGCCTCAGCCTCGACGTCAATGCCATGCGTGCACGCCTGGAGGAGAAGGGACTGACCTATGAGTGA
- a CDS encoding NAD(P)/FAD-dependent oxidoreductase, translating into MTTEYYDCLIVGAGHAGAQAAVSLRQAGFEGSVALLGSEPVAPYERPALSKEYLAGKKDFTQLLLRPPEFWSEQNIVLALGRRATAVDAEAHNVTCEDGTTIGYGSLVWCAGGTPRALRCPGHELDGIHAIRDKADCDRLMSALHRSHRVVVIGGGYVGLEAAAVLSGLGKQVVVVEALSRVLARVAAEPLSRFYEAEHRAHGVELRLSTGVTEILGRDGGVSGVRLTDGAVVPADQVIVGIGIEPVVAPLLAAGAEAAANGLGVLVDDLCRTSLTDVYAAGDCAVVRDGPGIRVESRQNASEQGATAAKAISGRPEPLRLVPLFWSNQYDLRLQTVGLGHGHDQTVLRGDPGSRSFTLVYLKDGAVAALDCVNTARDYLQGRRLVESGARVDPALLADARTSLRDLAKSA; encoded by the coding sequence ATGACGACCGAGTACTACGACTGCCTGATCGTCGGCGCCGGGCACGCGGGGGCACAGGCTGCGGTCTCCCTGCGGCAGGCGGGGTTCGAGGGCAGCGTCGCCCTGCTCGGCAGCGAGCCGGTGGCGCCGTACGAGCGTCCCGCGTTGTCGAAGGAGTACCTGGCCGGGAAGAAGGACTTCACCCAACTCCTGCTGCGGCCACCAGAGTTCTGGTCCGAGCAGAACATCGTCCTGGCGCTCGGCCGACGGGCGACCGCCGTCGACGCCGAGGCGCACAACGTCACCTGCGAGGACGGCACCACGATCGGCTACGGCTCGCTCGTCTGGTGCGCCGGAGGCACTCCGCGTGCGCTGCGCTGCCCGGGCCACGAGTTGGACGGCATCCACGCGATCCGCGACAAGGCCGACTGCGACCGGCTCATGTCGGCACTGCACCGCAGTCACCGCGTCGTGGTGATCGGCGGCGGCTATGTCGGTCTGGAGGCGGCCGCCGTGCTGAGCGGACTCGGCAAGCAGGTCGTGGTGGTCGAGGCGTTGAGCCGGGTCCTCGCCCGCGTCGCCGCGGAGCCCCTCTCACGCTTCTACGAGGCCGAACACCGCGCCCATGGCGTGGAGTTGCGTCTAAGTACGGGAGTCACCGAAATCCTGGGCCGGGACGGCGGGGTGAGCGGGGTACGCCTCACGGACGGCGCCGTGGTGCCGGCCGACCAGGTGATCGTCGGCATCGGCATCGAGCCTGTGGTCGCACCGCTCCTGGCGGCGGGGGCCGAGGCGGCAGCGAACGGTCTCGGTGTCCTGGTCGACGACCTGTGCCGCACATCGCTCACCGACGTCTACGCCGCGGGCGACTGCGCGGTGGTGCGGGACGGCCCCGGCATCCGTGTCGAGTCCCGGCAGAACGCCTCCGAGCAGGGGGCCACCGCGGCGAAGGCGATCAGTGGGAGGCCCGAACCGCTGCGTCTGGTACCGCTGTTCTGGTCGAACCAGTACGACCTGCGCCTGCAGACCGTCGGCCTCGGGCACGGCCACGACCAGACCGTCCTGCGTGGTGACCCGGGCAGTCGGAGCTTCACGCTCGTCTACCTGAAGGACGGCGCGGTCGCCGCCCTCGACTGCGTCAACACGGCCCGGGACTACCTGCAGGGCCGTCGGCTCGTGGAGTCCGGCGCCCGTGTCGACCCGGCCCTGCTGGCCGATGCCCGCACATCCCTCAGAGACCTGGCCAAGTCGGCCTGA